One window from the genome of Bacteroidia bacterium encodes:
- a CDS encoding azurin yields the protein MRKSILALASATLMFAACSQSQKETPAQETTTPAATEEAQPAEAPPTEPAVLELTGTDDMKFDKTEFTVKAGQTVKLTLKHTGTATKEAMGHNFVLLAAGTSLQDFATAAIKAKDNDYIPADMASSVIAHTKTIGGGESTEIEFTAPSAGTYDFLCSFPGHYGTMKGHFIVE from the coding sequence ATGAGAAAATCAATTTTAGCATTAGCATCTGCAACACTTATGTTTGCAGCATGTAGCCAATCACAAAAAGAAACCCCAGCACAGGAAACAACAACACCTGCAGCAACAGAAGAAGCACAACCGGCAGAAGCACCACCAACTGAGCCTGCTGTATTGGAATTAACAGGAACAGATGATATGAAATTTGACAAAACAGAATTTACTGTAAAAGCAGGTCAGACAGTAAAACTCACTCTAAAACATACAGGTACAGCTACTAAAGAAGCAATGGGTCATAACTTTGTATTGTTAGCAGCAGGAACTTCATTACAAGACTTTGCAACAGCTGCTATTAAAGCAAAAGACAATGATTATATTCCTGCTGACATGGCAAGCAGTGTAATTGCACACACTAAAACAATTGGTGGTGGTGAGTCAACTGAAATTGAGTTTACTGCTCCTTCTGCAGGTACTTACGATTTCCTTTGTTCTTTTCCTGGTCACTACGGTACTATGAAAGGCCACTTTATCGTTGAATAA
- a CDS encoding heavy-metal-associated domain-containing protein has translation MDNKKHLQFKTNINCSGCVAAVKPHLDKLISSDSWQVDTSNKDKILSVDTNTISEEEIINTVQKAGFKIETIIK, from the coding sequence GTGGATAACAAGAAGCACCTTCAATTCAAGACCAACATTAACTGTAGTGGTTGTGTTGCTGCAGTAAAACCTCATTTAGATAAATTAATCAGTAGTGATAGTTGGCAAGTAGATACAAGCAACAAAGACAAAATTCTGTCAGTTGACACAAATACTATTTCAGAAGAAGAAATAATTAATACTGTGCAGAAGGCGGGCTTTAAAATTGAAACAATTATCAAGTAA
- a CDS encoding polysaccharide deacetylase family protein, producing MKHKIVSAIFILCIVALFVSLFHDKSFFYLLVALILIYLTITALGSYQIKWNYFIKSINVGKSEGISLTFDDGPDPKITKKILDVLELAGAKATFFVIGEKAEQHPDLINLIISKGHTLGNHSWSHHAGIGLFSKQKLLAEFNQCSQKIEELTGEKVTYLRPPFGVTNPRYEYVLKNTGLRSIGWSIRSYDTSEKNEQKLLHRITSQLNQGSIVLLHDTKEITLAILPALINYCNQNNITIKPLAELIEK from the coding sequence ATGAAGCATAAAATTGTATCCGCCATTTTTATTCTTTGCATTGTCGCATTATTTGTATCTCTTTTTCATGACAAATCGTTTTTTTATTTATTGGTGGCACTTATTCTAATTTATCTTACAATTACCGCTTTGGGTTCTTATCAAATTAAATGGAACTATTTTATAAAATCAATAAATGTTGGTAAATCGGAAGGTATATCACTGACTTTCGATGATGGACCTGATCCAAAAATCACTAAAAAAATATTAGATGTTCTTGAGTTGGCAGGTGCGAAAGCAACTTTTTTTGTGATTGGCGAAAAAGCCGAACAACATCCTGACCTTATTAATCTTATTATCAGCAAAGGTCACACTTTAGGCAATCACTCATGGTCACATCATGCAGGGATTGGTTTGTTTTCAAAACAAAAGTTGTTGGCAGAATTTAATCAATGCAGCCAAAAAATTGAAGAACTTACCGGAGAAAAAGTAACCTATCTCCGGCCTCCTTTTGGAGTAACCAACCCCAGATATGAATATGTACTGAAAAATACCGGACTAAGGTCTATTGGCTGGAGCATTAGAAGCTATGACACTTCAGAAAAAAATGAGCAGAAGCTTTTACACCGAATAACTTCACAATTGAACCAAGGATCAATTGTACTTTTGCATGATACAAAAGAAATTACACTTGCCATATTACCCGCTTTAATTAACTATTGTAATCAAAATAACATTACAATTAAACCGTTAGCTGAATTAATCGAAAAATGA
- a CDS encoding beta-ketoacyl-[acyl-carrier-protein] synthase family protein, with translation MKVFVTGIGVVSAIGLTVDENYRSLLNKKSGITTLQLSVEQKSIKAGSIAKSNAELKQMLSISNGYFSRTSLLGIIAAEQAMGKNFHDKKLRTGFISSTSVGGMDETEKYYRQVLKNLPVDYNLTRTHDSGNTSENIAAYLKFSGYINTLSTACSSAANAIMLAARMIEQGKLDRVLVGGTDPITDFTIKGFQSLMIYDDEWCKPFDHNRNGLNLGEGAGFLLLESEQSINISDNAPICILTGWHNAADAYHQTASSPDGKGATIAMKNALNKANLEPDEISYINAHGTGTKNNDLSESIAIKNVFGKSIPPFSSTKAFTGHTLAAAGAIEAVYSVLAIKNSMHFSGLNYNEPLAETLMHPVTEPTPALTKHVMSNSFGFGGNNSSLIFSGI, from the coding sequence ATGAAGGTTTTTGTTACCGGCATTGGTGTAGTTTCTGCAATTGGACTTACAGTTGATGAAAACTATCGTTCTTTATTAAATAAAAAGAGCGGTATAACTACATTACAACTATCGGTAGAGCAAAAATCTATTAAAGCCGGAAGTATTGCAAAATCAAATGCTGAACTAAAACAAATGTTATCCATATCTAATGGTTATTTTTCAAGAACTTCTTTACTTGGAATAATTGCTGCTGAACAAGCTATGGGTAAAAACTTCCACGATAAAAAGCTACGTACTGGTTTTATATCATCTACTTCTGTTGGCGGTATGGATGAAACAGAAAAATATTACAGACAGGTCTTAAAGAATCTGCCTGTTGATTATAATCTGACAAGAACTCACGACAGTGGAAATACCTCTGAAAATATTGCTGCATATCTAAAATTTTCAGGTTATATAAATACACTATCCACAGCATGTTCATCGGCAGCTAATGCCATTATGCTTGCAGCACGAATGATAGAACAAGGTAAATTGGACAGGGTTTTGGTTGGTGGCACAGACCCAATAACAGATTTTACAATAAAAGGATTTCAGTCGTTGATGATTTATGATGATGAATGGTGCAAGCCATTTGATCACAACAGAAACGGACTTAACTTAGGTGAAGGTGCAGGATTTTTATTATTAGAAAGTGAGCAAAGCATAAATATTTCTGACAATGCCCCCATTTGTATTTTAACAGGATGGCACAATGCTGCCGATGCTTATCATCAGACTGCTTCATCGCCTGATGGCAAAGGTGCAACTATTGCAATGAAAAATGCTTTGAATAAAGCAAATCTTGAGCCTGATGAAATATCTTACATTAATGCACATGGCACAGGAACAAAAAATAATGATCTGAGTGAATCCATTGCCATTAAAAATGTATTTGGTAAATCTATTCCGCCATTTAGTTCAACAAAAGCTTTTACAGGGCATACATTGGCTGCAGCCGGTGCAATAGAAGCAGTATATTCTGTTCTTGCAATTAAAAATTCAATGCACTTCTCCGGATTAAACTACAATGAGCCTTTAGCGGAAACACTCATGCATCCTGTTACAGAACCTACACCGGCATTAACAAAACATGTCATGTCCAATTCTTTCGGTTTTGGCGGAAATAATTCTTCACTCATTTTTTCTGGCATTTGA
- a CDS encoding outer membrane lipoprotein carrier protein LolA, whose translation MRLTIALILFIWIPVLVNAQQEPLNNPEEFTEKLKQASISNNSIKADFVEQRFMSALKEPQTSFGIFYYKKENKLRWEKTKPTSYVFISENNKVRVKENNHEKDVSSYNQVVGRIKDLMLTLVNGDFSNGKQFDPQYFQTKSEYIVKLKPRNKRMSNAFDYIQLSFNKKNLLLEELAFYEKSGDRNIMKFSNQMVNTELSDSLFKNF comes from the coding sequence ATGAGATTAACTATTGCACTTATACTATTCATCTGGATACCTGTTTTAGTTAATGCACAACAGGAACCTTTGAACAATCCGGAAGAATTTACAGAAAAGCTCAAACAAGCCAGCATTTCAAACAATTCAATTAAAGCTGATTTTGTTGAACAACGTTTTATGTCTGCGTTAAAAGAGCCTCAAACATCATTTGGTATTTTCTACTACAAAAAAGAAAACAAATTGCGTTGGGAAAAAACAAAACCAACAAGCTATGTTTTTATCAGTGAAAATAACAAAGTACGTGTAAAGGAAAACAATCATGAAAAAGATGTCAGTTCATATAATCAAGTTGTTGGAAGGATTAAAGATTTGATGTTAACTTTAGTGAATGGCGATTTTAGCAATGGCAAACAATTCGATCCACAATACTTTCAAACTAAATCAGAATATATTGTTAAACTAAAGCCAAGAAATAAGAGAATGAGTAACGCCTTTGATTATATACAACTTTCATTCAACAAAAAGAATTTATTACTTGAGGAATTGGCATTCTACGAAAAATCAGGTGACAGAAATATTATGAAGTTCTCAAATCAAATGGTAAACACAGAACTCAGTGATTCATTATTTAAAAACTTTTGA
- a CDS encoding phosphopantetheine-binding protein: MDNLKEELKKHLITQLNLENNTPADIKDEAPLFGDSGLGLDSIDALELIVLLDKHYHIKLTNPEEGKSVFYSINTMAEYIEKNKK; this comes from the coding sequence ATGGATAATTTAAAAGAAGAATTAAAGAAACATTTAATTACACAATTAAATCTGGAAAACAATACACCGGCAGACATAAAGGATGAGGCTCCTTTATTCGGTGATAGCGGCTTAGGACTTGATTCGATTGATGCATTGGAATTGATAGTGCTTTTAGACAAACACTATCACATCAAACTCACAAACCCGGAAGAAGGTAAATCTGTATTCTATTCTATCAATACTATGGCAGAATACATTGAGAAAAATAAAAAGTAA
- a CDS encoding VanZ family protein — MSRHYFAPIIWGLFIFILCAIPGKNLPQYSWAELFSVDKMVHFTLFFILIVLLKKAWLLISNGVHSHNLLAITIGVIYGGSLELMQSYFYTDRSGSWFDFLANGIGAICGVLFFGKLIDEKGRWKFSKKVR; from the coding sequence ATGAGTCGTCATTACTTTGCACCCATAATTTGGGGTTTATTTATTTTTATTCTCTGTGCCATTCCCGGTAAAAATCTACCCCAATACTCATGGGCTGAATTATTTTCGGTGGATAAGATGGTTCATTTTACATTATTTTTCATACTCATTGTACTCTTAAAAAAAGCCTGGCTTCTTATATCTAATGGAGTGCATTCTCACAACTTGCTTGCTATAACAATTGGCGTTATTTATGGAGGAAGTTTAGAGTTGATGCAATCCTACTTTTACACGGACAGAAGTGGCAGTTGGTTTGATTTTTTAGCCAACGGTATAGGGGCAATTTGTGGAGTGTTATTCTTTGGAAAACTTATTGACGAAAAAGGTCGCTGGAAATTCAGTAAAAAAGTCCGGTAA
- a CDS encoding class I SAM-dependent methyltransferase: protein MLANIAKRILPDATRQMVSDFYYEQKLFKAARSIAMVKGPAEVLDENHFEPLFNQFPVGDPVLYDAVSIRERGIQRAEDLIGIMHNHTRTSYNKILELGAGDGMVSSSLQERGKQVTAIEFRDDDFDQRAHDSGVNLMKMDAAELQFEDHSFDFIFSYNCFEHFPDPQKVFEESIRVLKPGGLIFVHFAPLYHSPYGAHAYNFVGIPYCHFLFDKHFLNSWINMYVNDKFSIDATLNRWHIDQFRKLFKQTFQNKCKISYYKESHSPYFLDLVIKHPQCFKNKIMSMDDLIISEIKAVFVKQ from the coding sequence GTGTTAGCCAATATTGCCAAGAGAATTTTACCGGATGCTACCAGACAAATGGTATCGGATTTTTATTACGAGCAAAAGTTATTTAAAGCTGCCCGCTCAATTGCCATGGTTAAAGGACCTGCTGAGGTGCTTGATGAAAATCATTTTGAGCCTTTGTTTAATCAGTTTCCGGTAGGTGACCCTGTGTTGTATGATGCCGTTTCAATCAGAGAAAGAGGAATTCAACGTGCCGAAGATTTAATTGGTATAATGCATAATCACACCAGGACATCCTACAATAAAATACTTGAGTTAGGTGCCGGTGATGGCATGGTAAGTTCTTCATTACAGGAGCGCGGCAAACAGGTTACAGCCATTGAATTTAGAGATGATGACTTTGACCAGCGTGCACACGATTCCGGGGTGAACCTGATGAAAATGGATGCTGCAGAACTTCAGTTTGAAGACCATTCATTCGATTTTATTTTTTCATATAACTGCTTCGAACATTTTCCTGACCCGCAAAAAGTGTTTGAGGAATCAATCCGAGTCTTAAAACCGGGTGGATTAATTTTTGTACACTTTGCCCCATTATATCATTCCCCTTATGGTGCTCATGCCTATAATTTTGTTGGCATACCCTATTGTCATTTTTTGTTCGATAAGCATTTTCTAAATAGCTGGATAAATATGTATGTCAATGATAAATTCAGCATTGATGCTACTCTAAACCGATGGCATATTGACCAATTCAGAAAGTTGTTTAAACAGACTTTCCAGAATAAATGTAAAATCAGCTATTACAAAGAGTCGCATTCACCATATTTTCTGGACTTGGTAATTAAACACCCTCAATGCTTCAAAAACAAAATTATGAGCATGGATGATTTAATTATCAGTGAAATAAAAGCAGTTTTTGTGAAGCAGTAA
- a CDS encoding 3-hydroxyacyl-ACP dehydratase, which produces MLKDFYTIIHKVSGQNIEYRIKLNPSHEIFEGHFPGQPVTPGVVLIQITSELTKNAIAQNVKLKQIINSKFLNVLNPEKNSEVTFKINITKEDQTHKVVTSADDEGVCFFKMTAIYQ; this is translated from the coding sequence GTGCTGAAAGATTTCTACACTATCATCCATAAAGTGTCCGGGCAAAATATTGAATACCGGATAAAACTAAATCCTTCACATGAAATTTTTGAAGGTCATTTTCCGGGGCAACCGGTTACGCCAGGTGTGGTGTTAATTCAAATAACATCAGAACTTACAAAAAATGCAATTGCGCAAAATGTGAAGCTGAAGCAAATCATTAACAGTAAATTTTTAAATGTGTTGAATCCCGAAAAGAATTCTGAAGTTACATTTAAAATCAACATTACTAAAGAAGACCAAACACACAAAGTGGTTACATCTGCTGATGATGAAGGTGTATGCTTTTTTAAAATGACAGCCATTTATCAGTGA
- a CDS encoding beta-ketoacyl synthase N-terminal-like domain-containing protein, with the protein MIYIGSETIIGPNGNLKDCFNKIAEKKSGVSKITANGFNGESFYCSMFLEDRPDFNTLAAQVIEQLLQKSKAKLLPEESTLLIISTTKGDLSIGFENAIVSPAKFLYDKFKLKHFPFIISNACASGVMAINAAAAFIENNQYQNVIVLGVDMISDFIVYGFQSLYAISDEPCKPFDSERKGINLGEGAGAVLLSSSKDVFTSTPVCFLGGSSSNDANHISGPSRTGEGLFRCINKTLNASAIKPLDIDFISAHGTATVFNDEMEAIAFNRLDMQHIPINSFKGFTGHTLGAAGVIETALCIACMHENTLLPSAGYHNQGTTVELNLIKEVVSTSLTTVLKTASGFGGCNASLLLQKIR; encoded by the coding sequence GTGATATATATAGGTTCGGAAACCATAATTGGCCCTAATGGCAATTTAAAAGATTGTTTTAATAAGATTGCCGAAAAAAAATCAGGTGTTAGCAAGATAACAGCTAATGGTTTTAATGGTGAATCGTTCTATTGTTCTATGTTTTTAGAGGATCGTCCCGACTTTAACACATTGGCTGCACAAGTTATTGAACAGTTATTACAAAAATCGAAAGCTAAACTTCTGCCTGAAGAATCAACACTCCTTATCATCAGCACCACCAAAGGCGATCTGTCAATAGGATTTGAAAATGCAATTGTCAGTCCGGCAAAATTTCTTTATGATAAATTTAAACTCAAACATTTTCCATTCATCATTTCCAATGCTTGTGCTTCAGGTGTTATGGCCATCAATGCAGCAGCAGCTTTTATAGAAAACAATCAATATCAGAATGTAATTGTATTAGGTGTTGATATGATATCCGATTTTATTGTTTATGGTTTTCAATCACTATATGCCATTAGCGATGAACCTTGCAAACCTTTTGATAGCGAAAGAAAAGGAATAAATTTAGGTGAAGGTGCGGGTGCAGTTTTATTATCTTCAAGCAAAGATGTTTTTACATCTACACCAGTGTGTTTTTTAGGTGGGAGCTCAAGCAATGATGCCAATCATATTTCAGGACCCTCAAGGACAGGAGAGGGATTATTTCGCTGCATAAATAAAACACTTAACGCTTCAGCCATTAAGCCTTTAGATATTGATTTCATCTCTGCACATGGTACAGCCACAGTATTTAATGATGAGATGGAAGCCATAGCTTTTAACAGGTTAGATATGCAACACATTCCAATAAACAGCTTCAAAGGATTTACAGGGCATACTCTTGGGGCTGCCGGTGTGATAGAAACAGCTTTATGCATAGCATGTATGCATGAAAACACATTACTTCCTTCTGCCGGTTATCATAACCAAGGTACTACGGTTGAACTTAACCTAATAAAAGAAGTTGTTTCTACTTCATTGACTACCGTTTTAAAAACAGCATCAGGTTTTGGGGGCTGTAATGCATCATTATTATTGCAAAAAATTAGATGA
- a CDS encoding acyl-CoA thioesterase produces the protein MKQLLQVEIPIKVRFSDTDAMGVVWHGNYLRFFEDAREAFGIKYGLSYLDVYHRGFFTPIVKSSVEHKSPINYGEEVVAIAKFHPTPSAKIIFDFDILNKTTKKLSAKGHTTQVFLSVVEREMELVKPPFYVEWENSLGIKH, from the coding sequence ATGAAACAGCTTTTACAAGTCGAAATTCCAATTAAAGTAAGATTCAGTGATACCGATGCAATGGGCGTGGTATGGCATGGAAATTACCTGCGTTTTTTTGAAGATGCCCGCGAAGCATTTGGAATAAAATATGGTCTCTCCTATCTTGATGTTTATCATCGTGGGTTTTTCACACCCATTGTCAAATCATCGGTTGAACATAAATCACCAATAAACTATGGCGAAGAAGTTGTGGCAATTGCAAAATTTCACCCGACACCATCAGCAAAAATTATTTTTGATTTTGACATCCTGAATAAAACTACCAAAAAACTTAGTGCTAAAGGTCATACCACACAGGTTTTTCTAAGTGTAGTTGAACGCGAAATGGAATTGGTGAAACCACCATTTTATGTTGAATGGGAAAATTCTTTAGGCATTAAACATTAA
- a CDS encoding phosphopantetheine-binding protein, protein MNREEIIKTTKRFLSEEFEVDETLIENQKNLKDTLELDSLDYVDLVVVIEENFGFKTSGEDFKSISTFEDFYNFVERKLTAMA, encoded by the coding sequence ATGAACAGAGAAGAAATAATAAAAACTACAAAACGTTTTTTATCGGAAGAATTTGAAGTAGATGAAACTTTAATAGAAAATCAGAAAAATCTGAAAGATACTTTAGAATTAGACAGTCTTGATTATGTTGATCTGGTTGTTGTAATAGAAGAAAATTTTGGTTTTAAAACTTCAGGAGAAGATTTTAAAAGCATCAGCACGTTTGAAGATTTCTACAATTTTGTAGAGCGCAAACTTACCGCTATGGCCTGA
- a CDS encoding DUF2062 domain-containing protein, whose translation MNKLADIAACVIIPTYNNSKTLKQIIDGVLNFSTGKDVIVINDGSTDDTIEILTQYKERIVLLHNKTNSGKGYSLRNGFGEAITRGFKNAITIDSDGQHYPEDIAIMIEYALKYPKTLLMGSRNMNQKSVPGKSSFGNKFSNFWFWVETGQKLPDTQTGFRLYPLEALKKIKLYTSKFETEIEVIVKLAWKDVKIIPVNIRVLYDMKERVSHFRPFRDFTRISILNTYLVTLTLFYYLPLRLFKYIRRKGILTIIKDEIFRSDESILKKSLSVGFGVFMGIVPIWGFQLLVGIPLAVLFRLNKVLFITAANISIPPMIPLIIYFSYYLGGFFVSNDLKFQSMADITLQSVHANFMQYATGACVLALISGIFFMTLTYIMFIMLKFKNKINQKA comes from the coding sequence GTGAATAAATTGGCTGACATAGCTGCTTGTGTTATTATTCCAACATATAATAACTCCAAAACGCTAAAGCAGATTATTGATGGTGTTTTAAATTTCAGCACAGGAAAGGATGTTATTGTCATCAATGATGGTTCTACTGATGACACAATAGAAATTCTTACTCAATATAAAGAACGAATTGTTTTACTCCACAACAAAACAAATTCTGGTAAAGGTTATTCATTGCGAAATGGTTTTGGCGAGGCTATTACAAGAGGATTTAAAAACGCAATTACAATTGATTCTGACGGTCAGCATTATCCTGAAGACATTGCTATAATGATTGAGTATGCCCTTAAATATCCAAAGACATTATTGATGGGTTCCAGAAATATGAATCAGAAATCTGTACCCGGAAAAAGCTCCTTTGGCAATAAGTTTTCTAACTTTTGGTTTTGGGTTGAAACAGGACAAAAATTACCTGATACACAAACAGGATTTCGCCTGTATCCTCTTGAGGCATTAAAAAAAATAAAGCTTTATACATCTAAATTTGAGACTGAAATTGAAGTAATAGTGAAACTTGCATGGAAAGATGTAAAAATTATTCCTGTAAATATCAGAGTGCTTTATGACATGAAAGAGCGGGTATCACATTTCCGCCCTTTTCGCGATTTTACAAGAATCAGTATTCTAAATACTTATTTGGTCACGCTGACACTTTTCTACTATCTTCCATTACGTTTATTCAAATACATCAGAAGGAAAGGTATTCTCACAATAATTAAAGATGAGATTTTCAGAAGTGATGAAAGCATTTTAAAAAAATCGCTTTCCGTTGGATTTGGTGTTTTTATGGGTATAGTTCCAATCTGGGGATTTCAATTGCTTGTAGGCATTCCTTTAGCAGTTTTGTTTCGACTGAATAAAGTATTATTTATTACTGCTGCCAACATCAGTATTCCACCAATGATTCCTTTAATAATTTATTTTAGTTACTATCTAGGAGGTTTCTTTGTGTCAAACGATTTAAAGTTTCAAAGTATGGCTGATATAACTTTGCAATCAGTTCATGCTAATTTTATGCAATATGCTACCGGTGCATGTGTGCTGGCTTTAATATCCGGTATTTTCTTTATGACACTTACTTACATTATGTTTATAATGCTGAAATTTAAAAACAAGATAAATCAGAAAGCATAA
- a CDS encoding beta-ketoacyl synthase chain length factor, producing MYCIQSAATISHQPSFANLGFSSRLTKEIESLIKPDYKEFVPPALIRRMSEILRMAVASSNLALKDAGIEQPDAIITGTGLGCLYDTEKFLNNAITIEGGLLPPTSFIQSTHNTIAGQISLVLGNHQYNMTHTQNSLSFEHALLDTILMLDEKDGNILVGSADEAIAALQPIAAHFKLNTFPLTSGASFYVISKNRNEKTLAVVEACHTSAFYSSLENEIKEFMSTTGNKQIDFILNDGRNKDVMRLIEAVFPNKCIINYSEICGLYTTNSAFAMHLATDIISNKTKQVQGKTINCHNRALILNTLLPERAGFIMIKSNEA from the coding sequence ATGTATTGTATTCAGTCTGCTGCCACAATTTCACATCAACCTTCGTTTGCTAACCTAGGCTTTTCTTCTCGACTAACAAAAGAGATTGAATCATTAATCAAACCCGATTATAAAGAGTTTGTTCCTCCTGCATTAATCAGACGAATGAGTGAGATACTAAGAATGGCTGTTGCCAGCAGTAATCTTGCATTAAAAGATGCAGGTATAGAACAACCTGATGCAATCATTACAGGTACAGGTTTAGGTTGTCTTTATGACACAGAAAAATTTTTAAATAATGCAATTACCATTGAAGGTGGCCTGCTCCCCCCTACTTCATTCATTCAATCTACTCACAACACTATCGCTGGACAGATTTCGTTGGTGCTTGGCAACCATCAGTATAACATGACGCATACACAAAACAGTCTGTCGTTTGAACATGCTTTGCTCGACACCATATTAATGCTTGATGAAAAAGATGGAAATATACTTGTTGGCAGTGCAGACGAGGCTATTGCAGCGCTTCAACCCATAGCAGCACATTTTAAGTTAAACACGTTTCCTCTGACTAGCGGTGCCTCGTTTTATGTAATCTCCAAAAACAGAAACGAAAAAACTTTAGCTGTTGTTGAAGCCTGTCATACTTCTGCATTTTATTCATCGCTGGAAAATGAAATAAAAGAATTCATGAGTACGACAGGCAATAAACAAATTGATTTCATTTTAAATGATGGACGCAACAAAGATGTGATGCGCTTAATAGAAGCTGTATTTCCCAACAAGTGCATCATTAATTATTCTGAAATTTGCGGATTGTATACCACAAACTCTGCCTTTGCAATGCATCTTGCAACTGATATAATTAGCAATAAGACCAAACAAGTTCAAGGTAAAACGATAAATTGCCACAATCGAGCTTTAATATTAAACACCTTACTGCCTGAACGGGCTGGATTCATAATGATAAAAAGTAATGAAGCATAA
- a CDS encoding lipid A biosynthesis acyltransferase has translation MAQWDGRSRGTVFGYRIFISLIQFGGVKAAYFLLRFVTYYYFLFASKPKKILINFYQKALGVNINTARNLCRRNFYFLGQTLVDRTAFLLGKGNVFSHDFENENFLVEMQEQKKGGILISAHIGNWETAGNLLKSRVSSTIHVLMVDAEAKKLKQYLDSSTGGSQFSIISVKDDLSHIVKVNNALAANDLIAMHGDRYLPGTKTIELDFLGGKAKFPYGPFLLASRFNAPVTFVFALKANDFHYELSATMPITEKKLPEEIAALYVNELEKKVKKYPEQWFNYYDFYSQ, from the coding sequence ATGGCACAATGGGACGGCCGTAGCAGAGGCACTGTTTTTGGTTATCGCATTTTTATTTCCCTTATTCAATTTGGTGGTGTTAAAGCCGCTTACTTTCTTTTGCGATTTGTTACTTACTACTATTTTTTATTCGCTTCAAAGCCTAAGAAAATTCTCATAAATTTTTATCAAAAAGCTTTAGGGGTTAATATTAATACTGCTAGAAACCTATGTAGAAGAAATTTTTATTTCCTTGGGCAGACCTTAGTTGACCGTACGGCTTTCTTACTTGGAAAAGGCAATGTTTTCAGTCATGATTTTGAAAATGAGAATTTTCTTGTTGAAATGCAAGAGCAGAAAAAAGGTGGCATACTCATCAGTGCACATATTGGCAACTGGGAAACAGCCGGAAATCTTCTCAAGTCAAGGGTTTCGTCAACAATTCACGTATTGATGGTTGATGCGGAAGCAAAAAAACTAAAACAATATCTGGATAGCAGCACCGGTGGTTCACAATTCTCAATTATTTCTGTGAAAGACGATCTTTCCCATATCGTAAAAGTAAATAATGCATTAGCCGCCAATGACCTAATTGCCATGCATGGCGACAGGTATTTGCCGGGTACAAAAACCATTGAACTGGATTTTTTGGGTGGAAAGGCAAAGTTTCCCTATGGTCCTTTTTTACTGGCATCACGCTTTAATGCACCTGTCACCTTTGTTTTTGCTCTGAAAGCTAATGACTTTCACTATGAACTTAGTGCAACAATGCCTATTACTGAAAAAAAATTGCCTGAAGAAATTGCAGCACTATATGTTAATGAATTGGAAAAAAAAGTGAAAAAATATCCTGAACAATGGTTTAATTATTACGATTTTTACAGCCAATGA